Part of the Sulfuricurvum kujiense DSM 16994 genome, GAGCGGTAGATCGATTCGTCGCTGACAAATTCGGCAATCGTCTCCGCCCCGATTTTATCGGCAAAATCGATAATCGTATCGACAATAATCCGGTGGCGTTCGTTACTGCTGATTCCGCTGATGAGGGAACCGTCGATTTTAATATAATCGACTCCGAGTTTGAGGATATTTTCAAAATTGGAGTAGCCCGTTCCGAAATCGTCAATCGCTATTTTTGCCCCCAACGCTTTTACCTGTGTAATAAAGCGGGCCACTTCGTCATAGTTTTCGATCCCTTCCGACTCTAAAATTTCAAATACTACGCGGGATGCGGTATCGGTTTGGATAATAGTGTTGATAATCTCTTGTACGGTATGGGGATCGCGTATATCGCTGTCGGAGAGGTTGATCGAAAATTGCTCACTGCGATTGGAAAAGAGGGTGCATGCCTGATAAACAACTTCGCGGGTAATTTGAGGATAGAGTTTTGTTTTTTTGGCAATCGGAAGAAATTTCATCGGAGGGATGAGCTCGCCGTTTTCATCAACCATGCGGACAAGTGTTTCGTATTTGTCGATATTTCCGGTCGCCATATTGACGATGGGCTGATAATGGCAAATGATCCGTTGGTTGGCTAATGCTTTGCGGATGGTTGCCGTCATGGCGATATTGGTGCGGTAGGTCTCTTCGATGTTCTCTTCTTGCTCATACAGAGCGAGGGAAACTTTTTTCTCTTTGGCCCGGTGCAATGCGATATCGGCACGGGTGAGGAGTTTCCCCTCTCCGATGGCGGCACCTACCGTCATTCGGATACTTAATACTTCATCTCCGACGACAAAAACTTTTTCTTCAAACAAAGACATCAGCGTCGTGATTCTATGTTTGAGGGTCTTCCATGTCAAATCATCATACAGAAGTATGGCAAATTCGTCTCCCCCCGTCCGATAAGGGGAAAAATTCATTTCATTAAACCATTTCCCCACTTCCTGCAAAATGGCATCACCCGCATCGATACCGAAAAAATCGTTTACCTCTTTAAAATCGTCAATATTAAAAAGGACACATGCTTTCGGTTTTTTCTCTTCCATATCGTCTACGATTTTTTGGCGGTTAGGGAGATTGGTGAGCTGGTCAAAGTAGGCGAGGGAAAGGAGCTTTTGCTGATGAGTATCGATTTGAGCCTCGTATTCGGTACGTTTTAACACCATATTAACGATAAATGCGCATATTTCAAGCAAACGTTTATGAAAATCGGAAGGGGAACGATGTTCAAACGAACTGAGTGCAAAGCTCCCGATTGCTTCTTTATATTGATTGCGAATCGGCATGGACCAGCATGAACATAAATTAAAATCAAAAGCTATTTGACGGATATCGCTCCATCGTTTATCCGTTTTTGTGTCATGAACATATTGGGCTTCATTGTGATAGACCGCATTTCCGCATGATCCTCCGCCGTTTCCCGGTTTCAGCCCTTGAAGCGCTTCATGTCCTACCGGGGGAATCGAAGGGGCTGATATGACATTCATAAGTCCGCTCTCAGGATCGAGGAGCATAATGGAAGCTACGGAGTTGGGAAGCAGTTTTTCAGCTAAGAAACAAAGCCGTTCAAGAACCTCTTGCTGATTATGGCCGATTATCAGCAATTCGTAAATGTTTTGTTGAATATCAAGAATGACACCGTATTCATAGGGAGAGAGAATGACTTCTTCTTTAAGTGACAAGTAGACATCTCTATTTTGGCCCATTGGATATATCCTCAATAATTGCTTAGCCATAAGTATAGCTGTATTCTATTGAAAAATGTCGTGTATAGCATAAATCACAGAGACTTTTTTTTATGAAAAAATTCCCTCTTTTTTAACACCGGTAGTTTTTGGAACAATTTTTGCGCTCTTACCTCTCTTTTAGCTTTCATTACCTACAATAAACCTACAAAAGTCATCCGGCCCGTCATTGCCGAGGAGGTAAATACGGCCAAACGGGGCATAGCTTCGTTGACGTTCAAAAATAAAGTAAACGGAATAATTTTGCGAATCGATAAATTTCTCAATTCGGTCAATCTGACCAAACGCCGTACCGTCGCTCAGGATATGATCGGAGAGGGGGTCGTCTATATTAACGGCAAAGCGGTTAAGCCTTCTAAAAATGTGGCAGTCGGAGATATTATCACCTTGATTTATCTTGATAAAGAGATGAAGTACGAAGTTTTGGCGATTCCGACGATCAAATCGACTCCAAAATCACAGCAGCATCTTTATGTTAAGGAACTTTCATGAATTTTACGAAGTCCGATTTCGAAGCACTATTCGAACATAAGATGTCTGATGAACAGATGCGGGAGTTTTTGCTCTCACTCACTCTGAATGCCGATACCCCCTCTTCCATGATCGCAACGGCAGCCGAAGTGATGAAACGTCACGCTCTGGCTTTGGACGTTGCTTCGGAGCTTAAATCCAAACTGATCGATGTCGTAGGGACGGGGGGAGACAAAAGCGGCAGTTTTAATGTCAGTTCCACCGTTTCCATCCTCCTGGCGGCATGCGGAGCGCACGTCGCCAAACACGGCAACCGTTCCATCACTTCCAAATCGGGGAGTGCCGACGTATTAGAACATCTGGGCGTGAAACTCGATTTGAGTCTGGATAACAGCGCAAAGCTTCTCGAAGAGACGGGATTTACCTTTTTGTTTGCCCAATATCACCATCCGGCAATGAAATTCATTATGCCGATACGCCGGTCAATTCCGGAGAAAACCATATTTAATATCCTCGGGCCGCTGACTAATCCGGTAGGCCTTTCTAAAATTCTTCTCGGGGTTTTTGATGAGGTGTTCGTTCCGAAAATGGCCGAAGCGGCACGTGAACTGGGAATGACGTCAGCGATCGTGGTCAGCTCACGCGAAAAAATGGATGAGATCAGCATCAGCGATATCACTTATGCCGGGCGATTAAAAAATAATGCTATCGAATATTTTGAGATCGATCCGCAAAGTTTTGGGATCAAAAAAGCTCCGTTCGAAGCGATTTTGGGCGGTGACGTCGAAAAGAACGCAGCAATTTTCAGAGATGTTCTCACAAACCGTGCTACCGATCCTCAACGGGATATGGTGTTGATCAATGCGGCGTATGCTCTAATCGCCGACGGGATGGCACGTGATGTTCAAGAAGCGCTTGAGATTGCCAGAGACGGACTTTTAAGCGGCAAGGCGGCAGAAAAACTCAAACAAATCGTATCGGTATCTTCAAAGTTATGATGAAGCTGGCTCTGAATGAACTAACACCGTTATGCGAGCGCATTGCGAATGAACTTCCAAACGGAGGGGTGGTTATTTTGCAAGGAGACTTGGCAAGCGGGAAAACGACCCTGACTCAGGCTTTTGCGCGGTATCTCGGAATGGAGGATGCGGTGACGTCTCCTACTTTTTCGCTCCAACAGCGCTACGGCGATAAACTGTACCATTATGATTTGTACAACTACGGATTTGATAAGTTTCTTTCACTGGGGATGATGGAAGAGCTTGAACGCAAGGGGTACCATCTGATCGAATGGGGAGATGAAACCCTTGTCGCGTGGCTGAAACGTGCCGCTATTGAGACTGTGATTTTAAAAATTACCAAATGCGATGAGCAATCGCGATGTTATGAGGTGCAGCATGCATGAATTGAGAATTGAGAATTTGGTCAAAACGATCAAAAACCACGAAATCGTCCGTGGAATCAGCATGGATCTTCGTACCGGAGAGGTTGTCGGATTGCTCGGGCCTAACGGTGCGGGTAAAACAACGACATTTTATATGGTTTGCGGTCTTGTCGAAGCAACGGGCGGGAAAGTTTACATCGACGGCGAAGATGTCTCCGGCCTGCCGCTGCATCAGCGTTCGCGGATGGGGATCGGCTATCTGCCTCAGGAGGCGTCTATTTTTAAAGATCTTACGGTCGAGGAAAACCTTATTATCGCCGCTCAAGCGGGAAAATTGGATCAGGAGATGGCCGAAAAACGGATAGAGGAACTGCTCGAGATGTTCAACATCGAGCCGATCCGCAACCGCCGCGGGATCAATCTCAGCGGAGGGGAACGCCGCCGTGCCGAGATTGCCCGTGCGCTGGTCAACAAACCCCGTTTTTTACTTTTGGATGAGCCGTTCGCCGGAGTCGATCCGATTGCGGTGATGGATATTCAAGGGGTAATTTCGCAGCTTGTCGAATACGGTATCGGGGTTTTGATAACCGATCATAACGTCCGTGAAACACTGGCGGTATGCGATCGTGCGTATGTTATCAAAAGCGGTGAATTGCTCGCAAGCGGTTCAAGCGATGAAATTGCCAACAACCCGGATGTGCGTCAGCACTATCTCGGTGAGTCGTTTAAGTTCTAACACCTTATGTTACGGGTCAAAACAAGCGTCGAGCTAAAAAACAAGCTCTCCAATACCCTTCGCAACTGGCTTCCGATCCTCCAGTCGAGTTTGAGCGATTTGGGTGAAGCGATGGCTCCGTTTGTCGAGAGCAACCCGCTAATTGATATCAAATCAGGGTATGAAGAGTCTTTTGAATCGAGGATTCCGAAAAAAATCCAATACGGCTATGTCCAAAACTCCCACAGCGAAGCGATTGAAGCCCTTACGGTTCAGCATAAAAGTTTGTTTGACATTCTCGAAGAACAGATTGACGGTTCACTCTTTCCCACGCCCGTATCACAGCTGATAGCAAAGCATGTCATCGAAAACCTGGATGAGGGTGGTTACTATGAAGGCGACTGTGATGTTTTTTGCCGGAATGAGGGGATCACTCTAGAGCAATTTGAGAAAATTCGCCTCCGTTTTATCCATGTCGAACCGGTGGGAATCGGTGCAAAGTCGGTGAGCGAATCGTTTTTATTCCAGCTAGAGTCTGCAGACATCGACGATACGGCCTATTCGCTCGCCCGTGAGATGATTACCCATATGGATGAACTCGGCCGCTATCGTAAAGAGGAAGGATTCGATGAAGCGATGCGGGTGATCGGAAGTTTTAAAAATCCCCCTGCGATTGATTTCTTGGAAGATTCACAGCAGGTAATTCCCGATTTGATGATCTATAATGATCCCGATGAGGGGATTGAAGTACGATTAAACGACCGTTACTATCCGAGCGTGAGCATCGATGCCGAGTACAGAGTCGACCATCCGTTCGTCCGCGAAAAGTTTAAAGAGGCCAAAAGTCTCGTCGATGCGTTGGAAATGCGCAAAGCGACGCTGTATAAAGTCGGGCTGATGATTGTCGAGTATCAGTATGACTTTTTTATCGGCGGTGCCATCAAACCTCTTACCCTCAAAACCCTCGCCGATGAATTCGGACATAACCCTTCGACGATCTCGCGGGCCATCGCCAACAAATACATCGCGTGCGACCGCGGTATCTACCCGATGAAAGATTTCTTCACGACAGCGATAGATGAAGACGTTTCCAATGCGGCGATCAAAGACTATGTTGCGGAACTGGTCAGAAACGAATCGCATAAAAAGCCTCTCAGCGATATGAAACTCCTCGAGATGATCCAGGACAAGTTTAAAATCACGATGGTTCGCCGTACCATCGCCAAATACCGTAAACAGCTTAACATAGCCGGTTCAAGCGAGCGCAAGCAGCTTTATCTTTTAGGGCGCACTTGAGAGATATCAAAGCCTATCTCGATGCACAGGTAGAAGCACGCAACTGTGCTGACGAACTCTGCAATGAGCGCCCCGATCCTCTAATGGTCGCACGACGTTTTAAAGAGGAACATCACTCCCTTACCTGTGCGCTCTTCGCGTACGGCAATGCCAAAGCGATCGTCTCTTTTCTCTCATCGCTGGAGCAGGATCTGATCGATGCGGATGAAGCACATTTGCGCCGCCGCTTGGAGGGGAAATATTACCGCTTTCAATCAAATGAAGATATCGTACAATGGTTTATTACCCTCCGCGCACTGAAAGCGGCAGGGGGAGCCGAAAAAGTTTTTATGGACGGGTACACCGATGGATTTATACCAGGATTAAATGCGTTGATTACGACTCTTTATGATCTTAATCCCTACCGCTCCAAAGGGTATGAGTTTTTGATCACAAAACCGATAGCTTCCATAGCCAAAGCCTCAGCGATGAAACGGTGGATGATGTATCTTCGGTGGATGGTACGGAATAACGAACTCGACATGGGACTATGGAGGGGCGTAGATCAGAGCGATTTGATTATGCCGCTTGATACCCATACTTTTAACGTTTCCCGCCGTTTGGGTCTTTTAAAACGATCACAATGCAATCTGCAAGCTGCGATTGAACTTACGGAAGTCTTTAAAAAGTTTGATCCCTATGATCCCGTTAAATACGACTTTGCCCTTTACCGGTTAGGACAGGAAAAATCCTTCTTGGAAAATGAAGCGGAAGATATAAAGATTCCGGTCTAATCTATTAATATCGTTCTGTTTTTCCCTTCTTTTTTTGCACGGTAAAGTGCGTCATCCGCCCGGCCGACAAAATCGTCATAGCTGTCACCCTGATGATGTACGGTAGCTCCGACACTCACAGTCATTTTTATGGTTTTACCCGAATATATCAATTGGCTTTGTTCGATTTTGGAACGAATCTTATCGGCTAAACTGTAAGCCTGTTCTTTATCGGATTGATGCAAAACGACGGTAAATTCTTCTCCGCCGTATCGATAGACTTTGTCACCGGGACGAATAACGGATTTAATGCTTTGTGCAAAAAAATAGAGCACCCTGTCACCCGCCAGATGGCCGTGCTGATCATTAATCAATTTAAAGTCGTCGGCGTCAATCATGAGCAGTATGATAGAGAGCGCTTTATTTTTGCCGATCTGAAGTGCGTTGTTCAAATCGTCAATTAATCCTTTGCGGTTTGTAACCTTCGTAAGCGGGTCGATAGTCAGTAATGAAACCGTCTCATTCAGCTCTGTACTCAGTTCGTCAATTTTGCTTTGAGCTTTTTTGAGTTCAACGGACATATTTTTTCCGAGTTCGCTCAGCCCTTCGAGAAAATTAGCACATCGAACGATACCGTCATCGGCTTCTTTGTTGATATAACGTTCCTGCATCTGCGCAACGTGTGAGATATCGGCATGTGCTTCCACAAAAGATGCAATGGTACGATGTGCAATATCAAGATACCGGCTTAATTCAGTGTCTGCAGCCGTTTCGATTTTTTTTCGCTCATTGATAAGTTCTTGATTCGCCTGTTCATTAAATATTTCATTGAAACATTTTTCGTAATTGCTGGGGAAGGGGGGGAGAGAAAGTCTTTTAAGCATACTGAGCGTTTGCTCATGAATCGAGATGATTTGACTCTTGCTATCGGTTTTACCCATTATTTTTCCTGCAAAACTTTATTAGGTACTAAACCTAATCAATTAATATATATTGTAGCATTATTATCTGAGAGGAAGTAGTTTCACGGACAGAATTTTGACGTTATTCTTGAGATTCGTGTAGGGTAGACTCGTAAGCTTTTGAATAGATGTTGTAGAGCTGATAAGGACTCAGTTGTAATTTTGGGGCTAAGGTTTCAATAAATGTGGCCAAATTATCGCTTTTCTCCAGCTTTTCGGTGATTAGGAGCAGTTTACCGAAATATCCTTCACGCTTTAGCAGGGCATCGGCAATTAGTTTGTTCAGACGGATTTTTTCAATAATACTGGACATTTCAAGATGCAAATAGGTATCAATCAATGAAAGGCTTCCGGTTAAAAACGCTTCATCGCACAGCTCGGGTTTGTTTTGTGCTTTCACGAGCTCTCTCATCATATTGGCACGAAACTTTGCGGCATCAAAGATCGCTTCCTGAAACATTTGTTTATGTACCCCCGAATACAGAAAAAGCCCCAGCCATGAACGAACTCTTGAGGGCCCTAACAGATTGAGAATTTGTTTTATACTGGTTATTTCCTGTCTAAAAGAAAATTCGGCAGAATTTATATAACGCAAAAGGTTGAAAGTGAGTTCCGGATAGATAGAAAATTTTTCGCAGATGATATTCATATCGGTCGTTGCATAGAGTGTATTGATAACATCAATCGTATTAATGACGGAGGGTTCGATCTTGGTACCGCTGATGATGCTCGGCTTTTCGAAAAAATAGCCTTGGAACAAATCAAACCCGGCATGTTTACACCGTTCGAATATCTCTAAATTTTCTACTTTTTCAGCCAATAACTTAACATTAAGTGCGTTGAATTTTTTCGCTATTGCTTCGATACTAAGGTCGGTGGTCGCGAGCAAATCTATTTTGATGACATCGACATAGGGGAAAAGAGGCTTGAAATATTCAATATTTTCATCGTCGCAGGCAAAATCGTCCAGTGCAAACCGATATCCTAACGTATGCAAATGGCTTATTTTTTCAATAACTTCAGGTGAGACTTTTGTGTATTCTAAAATTTCAAATACGAATTTTGATTTAGGAAGGGATAAAAAAACATCGCTTAGAATAATTTGTTCATCGACGTTTATGTATCCGATTTTATTGCCGATGATGGAAGAGAGCCCAATATTATGAATGAGGTTTAAAATGACACGTGCGGTAGCATTGGCATTATTCGAAAATACCGCAACACTTGAATCCAGTGTGCTTCGATAAAGAAGTTCGTAGGAGACACATTTGCCTTCTTTATCGAAAATGGGTTGGCGACCGATAAAAATATCCTCTTCTTTCATGATAATGCCCAAATAATGTTTTAGTTTGTTTTATTATAGCATAGGCATTAATCACGTTAATACTAGTGGAAAAGTTTTATATAATTTTTATTTTAGCCCTTCTGAACTGTAGACGTTTCGAGGATTCCAAAGAATCCATCCACAGCTTCCGAATGCTTCGCTTGCGGCAATCTGTTCACGAATCTCTTTTGCTCCGTAAACCCGTCGGTCGAAGGCGTAATCACGAAAGGCTTGCAGCCACGGCCGATAGGCCAACGGCGATGTCCCCGATTTTTCCAGCGCTTTATCGAGAGAGAGTTTGACTATTTCATAATTGGCTTTTACCGGATCGGGATAGCCTGGGATTCCAGCGTTAAATCCCGACGGATATAACATCGGCGAGAGATAATCGACATACGGCGAGAGGGCATCGACACGTTGCCCGATCTCGATATCGGCATTATGCCAGCTGACATATCCGAAAATATCGGCTGAAATAAAGACGTTGTACGGAGTGAGTTTTTCCCGTGCCTCTTCCAAAAATCCCGCAATGGCTTTTACCCGTTCGGCTTGCGTATTTTCGACCGAAAATTTTACCCCTTTACGATCGGGGAAACGGACATAGTCAAATTGGATTTCATCAAATCCTGCCGCAGCCGCTTCGGCGGCGATACCGATAATATAATTGCGCGGCTCTTTGCGTGAAGGGTCGATCCAGTAGAGTCCCTCTTTATCTTTAAATAAGCCCCCGTCATTAGTACGAACTCCCATCTCCGGATGAGCGGTTACATACGGGGTATCTTTAAACGAGACGATACGGGCAATGACGTAGATCCCCTCTTTATGCAAATCGGCAACAAATTTTTTAACATCTTTGAATAAAACGATTTCCTGCGCTCCGATAGCGTTGGCGGTCGGATTGGTTGTTTTAAACGCGATTTGACCGCGATCCATTTTCATATCGATAACCAGCGCGTTAATCTCTGTTGTCTCAAGCAAATGTTTTGCATTCCCCATGATTTTACTGCTGGTAGCCCCGAAGCTTGAAAGGTAAAGTGCTTTGGGATTAAACGGCTTCAAATACATTTTTCCGCCGCTTTTGTAAAACTTTCGCTCATAACCTACCGCTCGTACGCCGATAATTGGGGAAGAGGGAACTTTAAATAAACCGTTACAGTCGCTTCTGTACTCTTTGTTTTGCGAAATAATGATAGCGTTTGCTATCGGTTTTGAGGTTGTTTTATCTAAAACCGTTCCACTGATGAAAGCCCCCCAACTCAATGTTGCAGATGCGGCTAATACAAGTAATGCTCTCAATTCTGTCCCCTGTAAAATAATTATGGTATCGTAGCAAAAAACAGTCCATAAATAGCAGGCATGAAGCGATAAAATGGTAATATTTTCGAATACGATACCAAAAAGGTAATATTATTATGTCATTTACGACTTTAGG contains:
- a CDS encoding sensor domain-containing diguanylate cyclase, with amino-acid sequence MGQNRDVYLSLKEEVILSPYEYGVILDIQQNIYELLIIGHNQQEVLERLCFLAEKLLPNSVASIMLLDPESGLMNVISAPSIPPVGHEALQGLKPGNGGGSCGNAVYHNEAQYVHDTKTDKRWSDIRQIAFDFNLCSCWSMPIRNQYKEAIGSFALSSFEHRSPSDFHKRLLEICAFIVNMVLKRTEYEAQIDTHQQKLLSLAYFDQLTNLPNRQKIVDDMEEKKPKACVLFNIDDFKEVNDFFGIDAGDAILQEVGKWFNEMNFSPYRTGGDEFAILLYDDLTWKTLKHRITTLMSLFEEKVFVVGDEVLSIRMTVGAAIGEGKLLTRADIALHRAKEKKVSLALYEQEENIEETYRTNIAMTATIRKALANQRIICHYQPIVNMATGNIDKYETLVRMVDENGELIPPMKFLPIAKKTKLYPQITREVVYQACTLFSNRSEQFSINLSDSDIRDPHTVQEIINTIIQTDTASRVVFEILESEGIENYDEVARFITQVKALGAKIAIDDFGTGYSNFENILKLGVDYIKIDGSLISGISSNERHRIIVDTIIDFADKIGAETIAEFVSDESIYRSIKIHGIDYAQGYYTGKPEPLE
- a CDS encoding RNA-binding S4 domain-containing protein, with amino-acid sequence MRIDKFLNSVNLTKRRTVAQDMIGEGVVYINGKAVKPSKNVAVGDIITLIYLDKEMKYEVLAIPTIKSTPKSQQHLYVKELS
- the trpD gene encoding anthranilate phosphoribosyltransferase; protein product: MNFTKSDFEALFEHKMSDEQMREFLLSLTLNADTPSSMIATAAEVMKRHALALDVASELKSKLIDVVGTGGDKSGSFNVSSTVSILLAACGAHVAKHGNRSITSKSGSADVLEHLGVKLDLSLDNSAKLLEETGFTFLFAQYHHPAMKFIMPIRRSIPEKTIFNILGPLTNPVGLSKILLGVFDEVFVPKMAEAARELGMTSAIVVSSREKMDEISISDITYAGRLKNNAIEYFEIDPQSFGIKKAPFEAILGGDVEKNAAIFRDVLTNRATDPQRDMVLINAAYALIADGMARDVQEALEIARDGLLSGKAAEKLKQIVSVSSKL
- the tsaE gene encoding tRNA (adenosine(37)-N6)-threonylcarbamoyltransferase complex ATPase subunit type 1 TsaE, with product MMKLALNELTPLCERIANELPNGGVVILQGDLASGKTTLTQAFARYLGMEDAVTSPTFSLQQRYGDKLYHYDLYNYGFDKFLSLGMMEELERKGYHLIEWGDETLVAWLKRAAIETVILKITKCDEQSRCYEVQHA
- the lptB gene encoding LPS export ABC transporter ATP-binding protein; its protein translation is MHELRIENLVKTIKNHEIVRGISMDLRTGEVVGLLGPNGAGKTTTFYMVCGLVEATGGKVYIDGEDVSGLPLHQRSRMGIGYLPQEASIFKDLTVEENLIIAAQAGKLDQEMAEKRIEELLEMFNIEPIRNRRGINLSGGERRRAEIARALVNKPRFLLLDEPFAGVDPIAVMDIQGVISQLVEYGIGVLITDHNVRETLAVCDRAYVIKSGELLASGSSDEIANNPDVRQHYLGESFKF
- a CDS encoding RNA polymerase factor sigma-54, with amino-acid sequence MLRVKTSVELKNKLSNTLRNWLPILQSSLSDLGEAMAPFVESNPLIDIKSGYEESFESRIPKKIQYGYVQNSHSEAIEALTVQHKSLFDILEEQIDGSLFPTPVSQLIAKHVIENLDEGGYYEGDCDVFCRNEGITLEQFEKIRLRFIHVEPVGIGAKSVSESFLFQLESADIDDTAYSLAREMITHMDELGRYRKEEGFDEAMRVIGSFKNPPAIDFLEDSQQVIPDLMIYNDPDEGIEVRLNDRYYPSVSIDAEYRVDHPFVREKFKEAKSLVDALEMRKATLYKVGLMIVEYQYDFFIGGAIKPLTLKTLADEFGHNPSTISRAIANKYIACDRGIYPMKDFFTTAIDEDVSNAAIKDYVAELVRNESHKKPLSDMKLLEMIQDKFKITMVRRTIAKYRKQLNIAGSSERKQLYLLGRT
- a CDS encoding TIGR02757 family protein produces the protein MRDIKAYLDAQVEARNCADELCNERPDPLMVARRFKEEHHSLTCALFAYGNAKAIVSFLSSLEQDLIDADEAHLRRRLEGKYYRFQSNEDIVQWFITLRALKAAGGAEKVFMDGYTDGFIPGLNALITTLYDLNPYRSKGYEFLITKPIASIAKASAMKRWMMYLRWMVRNNELDMGLWRGVDQSDLIMPLDTHTFNVSRRLGLLKRSQCNLQAAIELTEVFKKFDPYDPVKYDFALYRLGQEKSFLENEAEDIKIPV
- a CDS encoding GGDEF domain-containing protein, whose amino-acid sequence is MGKTDSKSQIISIHEQTLSMLKRLSLPPFPSNYEKCFNEIFNEQANQELINERKKIETAADTELSRYLDIAHRTIASFVEAHADISHVAQMQERYINKEADDGIVRCANFLEGLSELGKNMSVELKKAQSKIDELSTELNETVSLLTIDPLTKVTNRKGLIDDLNNALQIGKNKALSIILLMIDADDFKLINDQHGHLAGDRVLYFFAQSIKSVIRPGDKVYRYGGEEFTVVLHQSDKEQAYSLADKIRSKIEQSQLIYSGKTIKMTVSVGATVHHQGDSYDDFVGRADDALYRAKKEGKNRTILID
- a CDS encoding EAL and HDOD domain-containing protein, giving the protein MKEEDIFIGRQPIFDKEGKCVSYELLYRSTLDSSVAVFSNNANATARVILNLIHNIGLSSIIGNKIGYINVDEQIILSDVFLSLPKSKFVFEILEYTKVSPEVIEKISHLHTLGYRFALDDFACDDENIEYFKPLFPYVDVIKIDLLATTDLSIEAIAKKFNALNVKLLAEKVENLEIFERCKHAGFDLFQGYFFEKPSIISGTKIEPSVINTIDVINTLYATTDMNIICEKFSIYPELTFNLLRYINSAEFSFRQEITSIKQILNLLGPSRVRSWLGLFLYSGVHKQMFQEAIFDAAKFRANMMRELVKAQNKPELCDEAFLTGSLSLIDTYLHLEMSSIIEKIRLNKLIADALLKREGYFGKLLLITEKLEKSDNLATFIETLAPKLQLSPYQLYNIYSKAYESTLHESQE
- a CDS encoding putative glycoside hydrolase codes for the protein MRALLVLAASATLSWGAFISGTVLDKTTSKPIANAIIISQNKEYRSDCNGLFKVPSSPIIGVRAVGYERKFYKSGGKMYLKPFNPKALYLSSFGATSSKIMGNAKHLLETTEINALVIDMKMDRGQIAFKTTNPTANAIGAQEIVLFKDVKKFVADLHKEGIYVIARIVSFKDTPYVTAHPEMGVRTNDGGLFKDKEGLYWIDPSRKEPRNYIIGIAAEAAAAGFDEIQFDYVRFPDRKGVKFSVENTQAERVKAIAGFLEEAREKLTPYNVFISADIFGYVSWHNADIEIGQRVDALSPYVDYLSPMLYPSGFNAGIPGYPDPVKANYEIVKLSLDKALEKSGTSPLAYRPWLQAFRDYAFDRRVYGAKEIREQIAASEAFGSCGWILWNPRNVYSSEGLK